Proteins encoded by one window of Acetivibrio thermocellus ATCC 27405:
- the trpB gene encoding tryptophan synthase subunit beta gives MSKGRFGIHGGQYIPETLMNAVIELEEAYNHFKNDPDFLAELDDLLKNYAGRPSLLYYAEKMTKDLNGAKIYLKREDLNHTGSHKINNVLGQVLLAKRMGKKRVIAETGAGQHGVATATAAALMGLECEIFMGKEDTERQALNVFRMELLGAKVHAVTSGTQTLKDAVNETLREWSRRVHDTHYVLGSVMGPHPFPTIVRDFQSVIGREIKKQIMEKEGKLPDVVMACVGGGSNAIGAFYEFIGDSSVRLIGCEAAGKGLDTDKHAATMSKGTLGIFHGMKSYFCQDEYGQIAPVYSISAGLDYPGVGPEHAYLKDIGRAQYVAVTDDEAVEAFEYLSRTEGIIPAIESSHAVAYAMKLAPTMSKDQIIVICLSGRGDKDVAAIARYRGVQIYE, from the coding sequence ATGTCGAAAGGAAGATTTGGAATCCACGGCGGACAATACATTCCGGAAACATTGATGAACGCCGTGATTGAGCTGGAAGAGGCATATAACCACTTTAAAAACGACCCCGACTTTTTGGCGGAACTTGACGACCTGTTGAAAAATTATGCAGGACGTCCGTCTTTGCTTTATTATGCGGAAAAGATGACAAAAGACCTGAACGGAGCAAAAATTTATCTGAAACGTGAGGATCTCAACCATACAGGTTCGCATAAAATAAACAATGTTTTGGGCCAGGTGCTTCTTGCAAAACGTATGGGTAAAAAACGCGTAATTGCCGAGACCGGCGCCGGACAGCATGGTGTTGCGACGGCAACCGCTGCGGCGCTTATGGGATTGGAATGTGAAATTTTCATGGGCAAGGAGGATACCGAGCGTCAGGCGTTGAATGTATTTAGGATGGAGCTTTTGGGCGCGAAAGTTCATGCGGTGACAAGCGGAACACAGACACTTAAAGATGCGGTAAATGAGACTTTGAGAGAGTGGTCGAGAAGGGTTCATGACACTCATTATGTGCTGGGTTCTGTCATGGGACCACACCCGTTTCCTACCATTGTAAGGGATTTTCAGAGCGTAATCGGCCGGGAAATTAAAAAGCAGATTATGGAGAAGGAAGGAAAACTTCCTGACGTTGTTATGGCCTGTGTGGGCGGAGGCAGCAATGCAATCGGAGCGTTTTATGAGTTTATTGGTGATTCAAGTGTTCGGCTTATAGGATGTGAGGCTGCCGGAAAGGGATTGGACACTGACAAGCATGCGGCAACAATGTCAAAAGGTACATTGGGAATTTTCCACGGCATGAAGTCTTATTTCTGCCAGGATGAGTATGGACAGATTGCACCGGTTTATTCTATTTCCGCAGGTCTGGACTACCCAGGAGTGGGCCCGGAACATGCGTATCTGAAGGATATTGGAAGGGCTCAATACGTAGCCGTTACCGATGATGAGGCCGTTGAGGCGTTTGAATACCTTTCCCGAACAGAAGGTATAATTCCGGCAATTGAGAGTTCCCATGCGGTTGCATATGCAATGAAACTTGCTCCGACGATGAGCAAAGATCAGATAATTGTAATTTGCCTTTCGGGAAGAGGCGATAAAGATGTTGCGGCGATAGCGCGTTACAGGGGGGTTCAAATCTATGAATAA
- the trpA gene encoding tryptophan synthase subunit alpha → MNKLERAFSNGKAFIPFITAGDPSLEITEQLVYRMAEAGADLIELGIPFSDPVAEGPVIQEADYRALSAGTTTDKIFDMVGRIRKSCDIPIAFMTYANPIFTYGSEKFLKRCGETGIDALIVPDIPFEEKEELAPFCKEYDVRFISMIAPTSKERIRMIAREAEGFIYCVSSMGVTGVREKIGDDAKEMIKIVKEVRDIPCAVGFGISTPEQAAQMAGFSDGVIVGSAIVKIIAQYGAECIPYVEEYVRKMKNAIK, encoded by the coding sequence ATGAATAAATTAGAACGGGCGTTTAGCAACGGAAAGGCATTTATTCCGTTCATTACGGCGGGCGATCCGTCACTGGAGATAACCGAACAGTTGGTGTATAGAATGGCTGAAGCCGGGGCGGATTTAATTGAGCTCGGCATACCGTTTTCCGATCCGGTGGCGGAGGGACCTGTTATTCAGGAGGCAGATTACCGTGCCCTTTCGGCGGGTACTACAACGGACAAGATTTTTGACATGGTGGGACGCATACGTAAATCCTGCGATATACCTATTGCTTTTATGACATATGCCAATCCGATATTTACTTACGGAAGTGAAAAGTTTTTGAAAAGATGCGGCGAAACAGGAATTGATGCCCTTATTGTTCCCGATATTCCTTTTGAGGAAAAGGAAGAACTGGCTCCTTTCTGCAAAGAATATGATGTCAGATTTATCTCAATGATAGCACCCACGTCAAAAGAGCGCATCAGAATGATTGCCAGGGAAGCGGAAGGCTTTATTTACTGTGTGTCGTCCATGGGTGTTACCGGTGTCAGAGAGAAAATCGGTGATGATGCCAAAGAAATGATAAAAATTGTAAAAGAGGTCAGAGACATTCCGTGTGCCGTTGGATTTGGTATTTCCACTCCGGAGCAGGCTGCTCAGATGGCCGGTTTCTCCGACGGAGTGATTGTAGGAAGTGCAATTGTAAAGATTATAGCCCAATACGGTGCCGAATGCATACCGTACGTTGAAGAATATGTGCGTAAAATGAAAAACGCAATAAAATAA
- a CDS encoding manganese efflux pump MntP translates to MSSIELLIIAVGLSMDAFAVAICKGLSMKKMSYRNAVLTGCFFGGFQALMPLLGYLLGTQFKDYITSIDHWIAFGLLSLIGINMIKESKNTCEITDEDDTFSLKSLTVMAFATSIDALAIGVTFAFLQVNIIPAVTMIGITTFTFSFLGVKIGNLFGVKFQSKAEIVGGLILIGMGCKILFDHLGVISFVFDSLNKFN, encoded by the coding sequence ATGAGTAGTATTGAACTGCTGATTATTGCGGTTGGACTTTCAATGGATGCTTTTGCGGTTGCAATCTGCAAAGGTTTGTCAATGAAAAAAATGAGTTACAGGAATGCGGTTTTAACCGGCTGTTTTTTCGGAGGATTTCAGGCTTTAATGCCTCTTTTGGGTTATCTTCTGGGAACACAGTTTAAAGATTATATAACTTCAATTGACCATTGGATTGCTTTTGGTCTGCTTTCGCTTATTGGCATTAATATGATAAAGGAATCTAAAAATACCTGCGAAATAACTGACGAAGATGACACATTCAGCCTTAAGAGTCTTACGGTGATGGCTTTTGCTACAAGTATTGACGCTCTGGCAATAGGAGTGACTTTTGCATTTTTGCAGGTAAATATTATTCCGGCAGTTACGATGATAGGGATAACTACATTCACTTTTTCATTTCTGGGTGTAAAGATTGGCAATTTATTTGGAGTAAAGTTTCAGTCAAAAGCTGAAATTGTAGGCGGACTTATTTTGATTGGAATGGGTTGCAAAATTCTTTTTGATCATCTCGGAGTTATTTCTTTTGTTTTTGATTCTTTAAATAAATTTAATTAA
- a CDS encoding ABC transporter ATP-binding protein, whose protein sequence is MELKLENITKFYGKQCALDNFNGVFTEGIYGLLGPNGAGKTTLINIIIGVLEASKGAILLDGSDVKKMGTKYLDKVGYLPQEPTFYKNFRVDEFLKYMCAIKGIPSKHVDSRIEEVLELVNLTDSYKKKVGALSGGMRQRLGIGQAILNRPDILILDEPTAGLDPGERIRFRNIISKLSKDRIVLLATHIVSDVEYIAKEVLILKKGKLVKKGTTKELERTVEGKIWNVTVSETDVEKYMHKYLIANIKRLEDKLQLRIVSESRPDGIAEAVAPSLEDVFLSIMEQ, encoded by the coding sequence ATGGAACTTAAGCTTGAAAATATAACCAAGTTTTATGGAAAACAGTGCGCATTGGATAATTTTAATGGTGTTTTTACGGAAGGCATATATGGATTGCTGGGACCCAACGGGGCGGGAAAAACTACGCTGATAAATATAATTATTGGGGTTTTGGAGGCCAGTAAAGGAGCAATTTTACTGGATGGGTCTGACGTAAAAAAAATGGGCACAAAATATCTGGATAAAGTTGGATATTTACCTCAGGAACCGACTTTTTATAAAAATTTCCGAGTGGATGAGTTTTTGAAATATATGTGCGCAATTAAGGGTATCCCGTCAAAACATGTAGATAGCAGGATAGAAGAGGTGCTGGAATTAGTAAATCTTACCGACTCATATAAGAAAAAAGTAGGTGCTTTGTCAGGAGGAATGAGACAAAGACTGGGAATTGGACAAGCAATTCTTAACAGACCGGATATCCTGATTTTGGATGAACCGACTGCAGGCTTGGATCCCGGTGAGAGAATACGTTTTCGAAATATTATTTCAAAGCTTTCCAAAGACAGGATTGTGCTTTTGGCCACACACATTGTTTCAGATGTTGAATATATTGCAAAAGAAGTATTAATTCTGAAAAAAGGTAAGTTAGTGAAAAAAGGTACTACAAAAGAATTAGAAAGAACTGTGGAAGGCAAAATATGGAATGTGACTGTGTCAGAGACAGATGTAGAAAAATATATGCATAAGTATTTGATTGCAAATATCAAACGATTGGAAGACAAATTACAACTGCGCATTGTTTCCGAAAGCAGGCCGGATGGGATTGCCGAAGCTGTGGCACCTTCTTTGGAAGATGTTTTTTTATCGATAATGGAACAATAA
- the sppA gene encoding signal peptide peptidase SppA, whose amino-acid sequence MNKKQLIGLIVAGVVFVFVCSSSVLVNTVSKRLGTSLNLSDSESSLPLTPYIGVVSVEGTIMDSNSTTSFLSNGYNHKETLKLIEDMKNSASNKGILLYVNSPGGGVYESDELYLKLKEYKEETGRPVWTYMSNQACSGGYYISMASDKVFSNRNAWTGSIGVIISLTNLKGLYDNLGIKGIYITSGRNKAMGAADLELTDEQRDILQSLVDEAYEQFVEIVAEGRKMTVEEVKRIADGRILSAKQALELNLIDEIATYDEVKEAFSAELGNVKIYTPKKKDPFGLSSLFSYINSLKPRSDTEIIAELIKAKGNGVPMYYAMPGQY is encoded by the coding sequence ATGAACAAGAAACAGCTAATCGGTTTAATTGTGGCAGGAGTAGTATTTGTTTTTGTTTGTTCTTCAAGTGTTTTGGTAAACACCGTTTCAAAAAGACTCGGAACGTCTCTGAACTTAAGCGACAGCGAAAGCAGTCTTCCTCTTACTCCCTATATAGGTGTTGTAAGTGTTGAAGGCACCATTATGGACAGCAACTCAACCACAAGTTTCTTAAGCAACGGTTACAACCACAAAGAAACGTTGAAGCTCATTGAGGATATGAAAAATTCAGCAAGCAACAAAGGCATTCTTTTGTATGTGAATTCCCCCGGCGGAGGCGTTTATGAAAGTGATGAATTGTATTTGAAGTTGAAAGAATACAAAGAAGAAACCGGAAGGCCGGTCTGGACCTATATGTCAAATCAGGCATGTTCCGGTGGCTATTATATTTCTATGGCATCCGACAAAGTATTTTCAAACCGAAACGCATGGACCGGTTCCATCGGCGTCATCATCTCCCTGACAAACCTCAAAGGCTTGTACGATAACCTTGGAATTAAAGGTATTTATATTACAAGCGGCAGAAACAAAGCAATGGGTGCTGCCGATCTGGAATTGACAGATGAGCAGCGTGATATACTTCAAAGCCTTGTGGATGAGGCATATGAGCAATTTGTTGAAATTGTGGCGGAAGGCAGAAAAATGACAGTGGAAGAAGTAAAAAGAATTGCCGATGGAAGAATTCTTTCCGCAAAACAGGCACTCGAGTTGAACCTCATTGATGAAATTGCCACGTATGATGAAGTAAAAGAAGCTTTCAGCGCAGAGCTTGGAAATGTTAAAATATATACACCCAAAAAGAAAGACCCGTTTGGACTTAGCTCTTTGTTCAGCTATATAAACAGCTTGAAACCTCGCTCTGATACTGAAATAATAGCCGAGTTGATAAAGGCTAAAGGAAATGGGGTGCCGATGTATTATGCAATGCCGGGACAATACTAA
- a CDS encoding cation diffusion facilitator family transporter: MIKLLIRWFIKDYQNVDNKKVREAYGVLSGVTGIICNVFLFIVKITVGLVMNSIAVISDAFNNLSDLGSSLVGILGVKLSNRPPDEEHPHGHGRYEYISSLVVSFIIFGVGLELLRNSFWKIIKPEEVTLSTISILLLVISVAVKLWMFSYNRYIGKIINSGINKATAQDSLNDAIATTAVLAGTLIGRFVSFPLDGIMGLIISALIMYTGFGIAKDSVDLLLGLCPNSELIESINSYFLVGEKIKGTHDLKVHDYGPGRISASIHAEVPEGADIVEIHSIIDEIEQRIKNELGIDIVVHMDPVEEKKEDCCNDDK; encoded by the coding sequence TTGATTAAACTTTTAATCAGGTGGTTTATCAAGGATTATCAAAATGTGGATAACAAAAAGGTAAGGGAAGCTTACGGAGTATTGTCGGGAGTAACAGGCATTATTTGCAACGTATTTTTGTTTATTGTAAAAATAACTGTGGGACTGGTCATGAACAGTATTGCAGTAATTTCTGACGCTTTCAACAATTTAAGCGATTTAGGTTCGTCATTGGTTGGAATACTCGGTGTCAAGCTTAGCAACAGGCCTCCGGACGAGGAACATCCTCATGGCCATGGAAGGTATGAGTATATATCATCTCTTGTGGTGTCGTTTATTATATTTGGTGTTGGCCTTGAACTTTTGAGAAATTCTTTTTGGAAAATAATCAAACCTGAAGAAGTGACATTGAGTACAATATCGATATTATTGCTCGTTATCTCAGTGGCTGTAAAATTGTGGATGTTTTCATACAATAGATATATAGGAAAAATAATCAATTCGGGAATTAACAAAGCGACAGCCCAGGATAGTCTGAACGATGCCATTGCCACAACCGCAGTGCTTGCAGGAACTCTAATTGGAAGGTTTGTTTCTTTTCCCCTGGATGGAATTATGGGTTTAATCATATCCGCACTGATTATGTATACAGGATTTGGTATTGCGAAAGATTCGGTGGACCTGCTTCTGGGCCTGTGTCCTAACTCTGAGCTCATCGAGAGCATAAATTCATATTTTTTGGTCGGAGAAAAAATAAAGGGCACTCATGACTTGAAAGTTCATGATTACGGTCCCGGCAGAATAAGCGCGTCTATTCATGCCGAAGTGCCTGAAGGGGCAGACATAGTTGAAATACATTCAATAATTGATGAAATCGAGCAAAGAATAAAAAATGAGCTCGGAATTGACATAGTCGTTCATATGGATCCTGTTGAAGAGAAAAAAGAGGATTGTTGTAACGACGATAAATAA
- a CDS encoding ABC transporter permease: MIVFEWKKVLIKQKGLLCIGIMFLLKIALLFYQGYDSNSIINSNEEGYKYYINLYQGKLTEEKEKSIKAEYDSVTNAQAYLEDLSHKKRNGEIGFKEYEEKSKKYYECLKNADVFNLVYNQYYYAKEAPDVRYIIDWRGWQTLLSHDAPDVLLIVCLLIVMVPLFCNEYESGMYSLLVSSVRGKYKVAIVKLLSAFVLSAGIVILFSVAEYICVDFMVGLDNSTFPLQSLKFFEYSDWYVSLRQAFVIIVLFRIVGAVLFTAFISVVSVISKKTIVALFTCSTLVFLPYIVYGGTTTLYYLPLPSGLLVGAGYLWGDNYLSAITEEGVDRIILFQKISKNMITLLMLMFVIEIVFLFLTCIVKYSRHTFRLNNFGNKIRKFSCALCVLTILLLILTGCRTEMSEKDNFTFNASEEWRCVKTDEYVISLDPEKNIITAENLDKGEQIVLPKDPFRQDIYETEDRSLKRGYRIRSIFVRDGWCYYLKEILQTDGFQIYGIDLKDFKEELIYNGIQENDKNFFGAFFDRRQDQTSLPSVDYFFLNANYIYYLQGKRLVRIDRNTNSETVLALDVKERSAVYHNGDIYYIDTLNRLSVYKEEDETVNKIDSVYTDQISIEGKRIRYTDLLNDKNIGYYDIET, from the coding sequence ATGATAGTTTTTGAATGGAAGAAAGTCCTGATAAAACAAAAAGGATTGCTTTGTATAGGTATTATGTTTCTTCTCAAAATTGCCCTGTTATTTTACCAGGGATATGATTCTAACAGCATTATCAATAGCAACGAAGAAGGTTATAAATACTATATAAACCTCTATCAAGGTAAACTTACGGAGGAAAAAGAAAAGTCCATTAAAGCTGAATATGATAGTGTAACAAATGCACAGGCTTACCTAGAAGACTTGTCTCACAAAAAAAGAAATGGAGAGATTGGTTTTAAGGAGTATGAAGAAAAATCTAAAAAGTATTATGAATGCTTAAAAAACGCAGATGTTTTTAATTTGGTATATAATCAATATTACTACGCGAAAGAAGCTCCGGATGTCAGATATATTATTGATTGGAGGGGCTGGCAGACACTTCTGAGCCATGACGCGCCGGATGTATTGCTTATAGTGTGCTTGCTAATTGTTATGGTACCATTGTTTTGCAATGAATATGAAAGTGGCATGTATTCATTGCTTGTATCCAGTGTTAGGGGAAAGTACAAGGTTGCAATCGTAAAGCTACTGAGCGCATTTGTTTTAAGTGCTGGCATAGTGATTTTGTTTTCAGTAGCAGAATATATTTGCGTGGATTTTATGGTGGGACTTGATAATAGTACATTTCCATTGCAAAGTTTGAAATTTTTTGAATATAGTGACTGGTATGTTTCTTTAAGACAAGCTTTTGTCATAATCGTATTATTTCGCATAGTTGGTGCGGTGCTGTTTACAGCTTTTATTTCAGTTGTAAGTGTAATAAGTAAAAAAACAATTGTTGCTTTGTTTACTTGCAGTACATTGGTGTTTTTACCGTATATAGTATATGGAGGAACAACTACATTATATTATCTTCCACTGCCGTCAGGGCTTCTTGTCGGAGCAGGGTATTTGTGGGGAGATAATTATCTTTCGGCTATTACTGAAGAAGGAGTGGATAGAATAATATTATTTCAAAAAATTAGTAAAAATATGATTACTTTATTGATGTTAATGTTTGTAATTGAAATTGTATTTCTTTTTTTGACTTGCATTGTGAAATATTCAAGGCATACTTTTCGCCTAAATAATTTCGGTAATAAAATACGTAAGTTCTCATGTGCTTTATGTGTGTTAACCATTCTGCTTTTAATTCTTACAGGTTGCCGGACAGAAATGAGTGAAAAAGATAATTTCACTTTCAATGCTTCGGAAGAATGGAGATGTGTAAAAACTGATGAGTATGTAATATCTTTGGATCCGGAAAAAAATATAATAACTGCGGAGAATCTTGATAAAGGAGAGCAAATTGTTTTGCCAAAGGATCCTTTCAGACAGGATATATATGAAACTGAAGACAGATCATTAAAACGAGGATACAGAATAAGGTCGATATTTGTAAGAGACGGATGGTGCTATTATTTAAAAGAAATATTGCAAACTGATGGATTTCAAATATATGGTATTGATTTAAAAGATTTTAAAGAGGAATTGATTTATAATGGTATCCAAGAGAATGATAAAAATTTTTTTGGAGCATTTTTCGATAGAAGACAGGATCAAACTAGTCTGCCGTCAGTTGATTATTTTTTTCTCAATGCGAATTATATATATTATCTGCAAGGCAAAAGACTGGTTAGAATTGACAGAAATACAAATTCAGAAACAGTATTGGCATTGGATGTGAAAGAAAGAAGTGCCGTTTATCATAACGGGGATATTTATTACATAGATACTCTTAACAGGCTTAGTGTGTATAAGGAAGAAGATGAAACCGTCAATAAAATAGATTCTGTTTATACTGATCAGATCAGTATTGAGGGAAAGCGTATCAGGTATACTGATTTGTTAAATGATAAAAATATTGGATATTATGATATAGAAACCTGA
- a CDS encoding RDD family protein — MQCRDNTNIIYAGFGARLAAYLVDSLLVGIALLVVRIPMFIANIIGTPDFITAPILFQFNIFDIVIYLLSILYYTLMTYYSGSTLGKKFLNLKVISANGEKLTFINVLYRETIGKYLSGIAMFVGYFMIAVDEQKRGLHDILCDTRVIYNFKVPVKTAEKYPSKKYAWTWSIKEEFLKDFVELHLKPSPEMLEEQKKAGYKNSSFFNNGNQFFFVFECDNIDYANNYLSSSQVFREWYETVSPMVENPFDLKNAVAV, encoded by the coding sequence ATGCAATGCCGGGACAATACTAATATTATTTACGCAGGTTTTGGGGCACGACTGGCAGCATATCTTGTTGATTCTCTGCTGGTGGGAATTGCTCTGCTGGTTGTAAGAATACCGATGTTTATAGCCAATATCATTGGAACTCCGGATTTTATTACAGCACCTATACTTTTTCAATTTAACATCTTCGACATTGTCATTTATTTACTGAGTATACTGTACTACACTTTAATGACATACTACTCCGGCTCGACACTGGGAAAAAAATTTCTCAATCTTAAAGTGATAAGTGCAAACGGTGAGAAACTAACATTTATCAACGTATTATACAGAGAAACAATAGGTAAATACTTGTCCGGAATTGCTATGTTTGTAGGTTATTTCATGATAGCAGTTGATGAACAAAAGCGGGGACTTCATGACATACTTTGCGACACAAGAGTTATTTACAATTTCAAAGTACCTGTTAAAACAGCGGAAAAATATCCCAGTAAAAAATACGCGTGGACATGGAGTATAAAAGAGGAATTTTTGAAAGATTTCGTGGAACTGCATTTAAAACCTTCGCCGGAGATGCTCGAAGAGCAAAAGAAAGCGGGATATAAAAACTCTTCTTTCTTTAACAACGGCAACCAGTTCTTTTTTGTATTTGAATGTGACAACATTGATTATGCCAATAATTATTTATCTTCAAGTCAAGTCTTCCGGGAGTGGTATGAAACCGTCTCTCCCATGGTGGAGAATCCTTTTGACTTGAAAAATGCCGTAGCTGTTTAA